From a single Ischnura elegans chromosome 7, ioIscEleg1.1, whole genome shotgun sequence genomic region:
- the LOC124162170 gene encoding GRB2-associated-binding protein 1, whose protein sequence is MSNNSLEIVHEGWLIKSPPTKPIWRARWRRRWFVLRHSGELPGQYFLEYYTDRNCRKLKGKIDLDQCEQVDAGLKFENRKQKYQHLFDVRTPKRTFYLAAESEKDMNKWVDCVCHVCGLKAYNHEDEYYDYMPHAEEVQGGGQLVDNHHSVVAPGTTEPPTPPRPQGSTYLSGPYIPISECISGRPLNGGSLAHLKLNGGDALSLRGGSTTRHSNHTLHWRNNSSGGAPKERVTVVAPHTLPRPCSSSSRGSQVAPSLDLPGEFYDMPRRLHPPSQDAGDRCGSAPLHSPSATTGPDGGSMSFAEEDEWSGGGGVLANGFSVHSMTTIHGVPSVNWNTYPQDTDSIGGGDFRERTMTDGSVDDMTLKFSRCYAKMKITDDGSERPKAPPRPPKPLHLMEAATKHSYLNLDSISPKNGPEAGESIHSSDSEPSPGISNRPNGPYSNSTGNLNTVAVSDETYDFPRSHQHGESSREPRHCYSNAAPGKFNDVFRYDFHHEDGKDLVEGVAVSEEPTSPRSESSSLASSSVIYSNLPSPLCGPNGQVPFEATESSGGPACSPPAVNRELKPGRKPSTSDSTSHDLSPGIFPVPPVPPTVDRALKPQKKMLEAPQEPVGYVKLSSPPACRTSDTHSLRKHRAAPSPTPSTPLMTPSNLRTIRCQSTNSIPDDDNSYFGRGFAEDEAVYYTRNQKNQFHPAMVSQKRFETIQYLDLDHPESSGLQQTVPKSPDRSQASSIVYKTVDFVKTEAFKRTKQQVEENRKDYPASAAGHDL, encoded by the exons AGATGGAGGAGGCGGTGGTTTGTTCTTCGCCACTCAGGAGAACTTCCTGGCCAGTACTTCTTGGAATATTACACAGATAGGAACTGCAGGAAGCTTAAGGGCAAGATTGATTTGGATCAGTGTGAACAG GTTGATGCTGGGCTCAAATTTGAGAATCGAAAGCAGAAGTATCAGCACCTTTTCGATGTGCGCACTCCGAAAAGAACGTTTTACTTGGCAGCCGAGTCTGAGAAGGATATGAATAAATGGGTCGATTGCGTGTGCCATGTTTGTGGATTGAAAGCTTACAATCACGAAGATGAAT ATTATGATTACATGCCTCATGCTGAGGAAGTACAAGGTGGAGGACAACTGGTGGACAACCACCATTCTGTGGTCGCTCCTGGAACCACAGAGCCCCCTACCCCTCCGCGGCCGCAGGGATCCACCTATCTCTCTGGGCCTTATATCCCTATCAGCGAGTGCATCTCAGGTCGCCCGTTGAACGGCGGTAGCTTGGCCCACCTGAAGTTGAACGGGGGAGACGCATTGTCCCTGCGTGGTGGCTCCACCACGCGACACTCAAACCACACCCTGCACTGGAGGAATAATAGTTCCGGTGGTGCCCCGAAGGAACGGGTGACTGTGGTTGCCCCCCACACCCTGCCCAGGCCGTGCTCCTCGTCCTCTCGGGGATCTCAGGTGGCGCCATCCCTAGACTTGCCCGGGGAGTTTTACGACATGCCGAGGCGCTTGCATCCCCCCAGCCAGGACGCTGGCGATCGCTGTGGCTCGGCTCCTCTGCACAGCCCCTCAGCTACGACTGGCCCCGATGGTGGAAGCATGAGCTTTGCCGAGGAGGATGAATGGTCTGGGGGTGGTGGGGTGTTGGCGAATGGCTTTTCTGTGCACTCCATGACCACCATTCATGGCGTGCCTAGTGTCAACTGGAACACCTACCCGCAAGATACAGACTCTATAGGTGGAGGGGATTTTAGGGAAAGAACAATGACCGATGGGAGTGTGGACGACATGACGTTGAAGTTTTCGAGGTGTTATGCCAAGATGAAGATCACGGATGATGGCTCGGAGAGACCCAAGGCTCCACCTCGTCCACCAAAGCCTCTTCACCTGATGGAAGCTGCCACCAAGCATAGTTACCTGAACCTAGACAGCATCTCCCCTAAAAACGGCCCTGAGGCAGGCGAGTCCATTCATTCCTCGGACAGTGAACCCTCTCCCGGCATTTCGAACAGACCGAATGGTCCATATTCCAACTCTACTGGTAACCTTAATACTGTTGCCGTAAGCGATGAGACTTACGATTTCCCGCGGTCTCACCAGCATGGCGAATCGAGCCGAGAGCCTAGACATTGCTACAGTAATGCTGCTCCTGGAAAGTTCAATGATGTCTTCCGTTATGACTTTCATCATGAGGATGGCAAGGATTTGGTGGAAGGCGTAGCTGTGTCGGAAGAACCAACCTCTCCCAGGTCGGAGTCAAGTTCACTCGCATCATCGTCAGTCATATATTCCAACCTGCCCAGTCCGTTGTGTGGGCCAAATGGTCAAGTGCCCTTTGAAGCCACGGAAAGTAGTGGTGGCCCTGCATGCTCCCCTCCCGCTGTGAACAGAGAACTTAAGCCTGGGCGCAAACCTTCAACTTCCGACTCGACCTCTCATGATCTTTCCCCCGGGATCTTCCCTGTTCCTCCTGTTCCCCCTACTGTTGACCGAGCTTTGAAACCTCAGAAGAAGATGCTTGAAGCACCGCAAGAGCCAG TTGGCTATGTTAAGTTGTCATCCCCACCAGCATGTCGCACGTCTGACACACACAGTCTGCGGAAGCACAGGGCGGCTCCAAGTCCCACCCCAAGTACTCCTTTGATGACACCTTCCAACCTGCGAACCATCCGATGCCAATCCACCAACTCCATACCAGATGATGACAACTCATACTTTGGCAGAGGTTTTGCTGAAGATGAAGCG GTTTACTACACAAGGAATCAAAAGAATCAATTCCACCCGGCAATGGTCTCGCAGAAGAGGTTCGAAACGATCCAATATTTGGATTTGGACCATCCAGAGAGCTCTGGGCTGCAGCAGACGGTGCCCAAGTCTCCGGACCGCTCCCAGGCAAGTAGCATTGTGTACAAAACAGTTGACTTTGTCAAGACGGAAGCTTTCAAGAGGACCAAGCAGCAAGTGGAGGAGAATCGGAAAGACTACCCAGCGTCTGCCGCTGGTCACGACTTGTGA